The genomic window GCATCATTAACAGAAAAAACAGCCATTTACATAGTAACTCAAAAACCAGCCACTTAAGAAAATAATGTAGTAATCAACCACTACCAGAGAAAATAGGTCCTCTCATTTGATTTTACTGGTAAGCCCAGCTGTTTTCTGAACTTTGTGAGAGTCTCTGTCCTGAATATGGTAAAGCATTCAAGTAAAAGGTAGGGAGTTGTAAGTGTGAGATTCTGAGGGATTCTGCCTCAAAGAAGGTTCAGGAATAGCCACAGTCCTCCAGTTTACTCTAACGTTGAGATGTTCCTGGGATGACCAGCATAGTTTCCTTTTGAGGAGTTTTCACAATTCATCAGCCTCAGGATTCAGGTTTTATAAGACATtcttccacattaaaaaaaaagactctgtccCATAAAAATAAGTTTCTCATCGCTTCTCCAGCTTCTTGTACTTGGCTTCTGTGAGGGATGAGGGAGAGTTACATCTTTGAAAACTGGCTCTTACAAAGACAGTTTTTAGTTAGCATTTCcagtcaagttaaaaaaaatacgtATTATATTGCTAAAAATCTATTAGCTTCTATCTCATCATCTGTCCAAATATACAGATTATTGATCTATAAAACTTGGAATAAGAATTCAAGCACAGACACTCAGAATCGAGAGCCTAACACAGGTTCACGAAGTCCTAACCCTGTCAATAGCACCTGCTTAGACAGCTCCATCAGGATGGGGCAGATCTGTCACTTGACCTATCGGGAGCCTTACTAAAAAACTGCCTCTCTCAGCACTGTCCCAGGTGCCCTCTGGAACCAGACTGGAACCTCAGGAAGTATAAATGTATGTTTCCTCTTTTATGTTCTTATCCTTACACCTTACTCCAGGAAAGCAATTTTGAAAGATACAGAGATTTAAAAGGCCATCAAATAAGCCTCTTACTGTGACatcccatttttctattaaaaccATGAAAGCACCTGGTTTCacaattttaacagaaaaaggGACTCTGTCACAAATGGTTACTGTGAACCAAGATACCTTCTACATGGTAAGGTTACCCCTGCCTTCTACACAGTAAGGTTCACAGTAATCATTGGCTAAATGTAACggtagaaaataaaactgattgtTAATCACCACCCATATCAAATCCCAGCCTACTACAAACTACTCTCTTGAAGTAGTCAGCCCTTgttaaatgatgaaaataaaataatctataaatgtTATCTAGGACAAAAACAAACTCaggccagatgtgatggctcaggcctgtgattccagctacttgagaggctgaggtgggaggactgcttgaggccatgagtttgagaccagcccgggcaacacagcaggGCCTTGTTTCaagaacaaattttttaaagtagctgGATGCgaaggtgcacacctgtagtcccagctactcaggaggctgaggcaggaggatcactagagcccaggagttcaaggctacagtgagctatgatcacgccactgcaccctagcctgggtgacacagcaaggcctcatctcttataaaaacaaaacaaaacaagacaacaacaaaaaaacaaaaaaacactaaattCTTTACTTTTAACCATGTATGTAAGAGCCAGAGCCAGTTAGTAAGCCACAAGCACTAAAAGTACCAGTTTCTTCCTCAAAGGAAAAGTGATCTTTCAAGAAAATCCTCAACTGACTATTTGTTTAAGACATATTTATCTACATTATTAAAGGTGCTTCTGCCTTCTCAACTATAAGTAAGAACTTGAGCTTTGTAAGCAAACAGACCTGCTTAGAAATATGGCTCTTACATGTACTGACTTTGTGTCCTTAAGCAACTACTCATTTCCTTAAACCAGTTTCCTTGCCTACAAAATAGGGATAAAAATCATGTACTtaagccggacgtggtggctcatgcctgtaatcccagcactttgggaggctgaggcaggtgtatcacaaggtcaggagttcaagaccagcctggccaacatggtgaaaccccgtctctattaaaaatacaaaaaacaaaacaaaacaaaacaaaaatcatgtacTCACCTCACAGATTATTGGGAAGATAAAACACACAATACGGGCCAggtcgaggtaggcagatcacctgagcttgggagatcgagaccagcctgacaacatggagaaaccccgtctctactaaaaatacaaaattagccgggcatggtggcgggcctgtaatcccagctactcggcggggctgaggcaggagaatcgcttgaacccaggaggtggaggttgcggtaagccgagatcgcaccattgcactccagcttcggtAACAAGAATgaaacccgtctcaaaaaaaacaaaacaaaaaataaacataatacatgtaaagcactaaGAACAGTGCCTGATATATCATTAAGTAATCAGGaaatgttgtttttattaatacaataataaattacTAAGGTTTTGTGAAGATTAATAGATCACTGTAGGCACAccataaatgttaactattacgTTTACTAAGGACATGCTGGCAAGAGGCACTCTTTAttatatcaaaacaaaaataaaaacggTTACCCAGTTTTTTTGAATATGCATCCAACTTGTAAGCTGCCTGCTCAAGAGCTGCTACCTGCTCTTCAATGACATTGATCTGATCCAGATAAGGCTGTAGTCCagcatctttaaaaacaaagaaaaaactcatGTTTATATGGTTTTATCAACAAGGAATATAGGAAAAGAGTGGAAAAGTAATAATGCTAGTGTCTCTCCAGCTATGCTAAGACAGATTAGGTGGAATGACATGATTCTGACCACTAGCAGGGCAGGTGCTTTAGAAGACAGTAGCTAGTTGATCAGCCTCAACTGTGGCCCAGACTTAGTGTCTCTCATCTActaattttccattcttttcaatttcttgctCCTCGAGCAATCTTTCCATTACTGATTCTGTTTCTTGGGTACTCCCATACCAAGAAAGAGTACCCTAGAGACAaggaacacaaaaataataaatcaatggaaaaaatatattcgATTACTCTAAATTAGTGTTTTCCATTATagagtttttggttttctgcttaTAGAGTAATCCTTTATGGATTTGTAAATCAGTTCATTAGAATCTGGCCACCCCTCCTTCGCCCCCTCCCTTCCAGGAATAAACTGATAAAATCAAGATTTAGAAGCAAAAATAACCATGCCAACAAAACATGCTAATCCTCAGAATGGAAGAGATTCATCTTAAATTTGgaattcattttagaaaacaagCTCCCACGAGACAAGGATGTcatgttccctcctcttctccatGGTCCCAAGCACAAAAGAACATTAAATACAaacatgtttaattaaaaatattattacttaCATTTCTGGTTTAAGTCCTTTAAATTCCTACTAATGTTTATAGCAATATCTTTCATTTCAAGATACTTCAAGCTGGTGagtttattcatattttccaGGAGCTTATAGTCTTCACTGGTGGCTTGAAAATTAAACAGATGTAATGCCTTTAAGATTTGTCTTAGATCATTAGAATGTGGAGTATAGGCTAAGTGGTAGTTCAAGGCAGGACCAAGGAAGTGTCGATGGAGTGGGCCACTTTTGATCTATGATATTTATAACTCAGCCTATGTACTCTGAAAGTCTCAGTAGAAATTCAGGCAACaatcagaaaattatttaaaccaAACAAGATCCAGAAGGTTCAGGATCATGGTTACAAAGGGAAATAATAAACTCATGTCCTAAGAAAAGGGAGGTAAAATAGTCTTGGTACTTCTACAGCATGAAAACAtttaacatacatacatataatatacatactatcaggccgggcgcggtggctcatgcctgtaatcccagcactttgggaggccaaggtgggtgaccacgaggtcaggagttcaaggccaacctggccaagatagtgaaaccccatctctactaaaaatacaaaaaattagccaggcgtggtggcaggcacctgtaatctcagctactcagaaggctggggcagagaattgcttgaatctaggaggcgacggttgcagtgagccaagatcgcaccactgcactccagcctgggcaagagagtgagactccatctcaaaaaaa from Theropithecus gelada isolate Dixy chromosome 9, Tgel_1.0, whole genome shotgun sequence includes these protein-coding regions:
- the BLOC1S2 gene encoding biogenesis of lysosome-related organelles complex 1 subunit 2 isoform X3 — its product is MFSKMATYLTGELTATSEDYKLLENMNKLTSLKYLEMKDIAINISRNLKDLNQKYAGLQPYLDQINVIEEQVAALEQAAYKLDAYSKKLEAKYKKLEKR
- the BLOC1S2 gene encoding biogenesis of lysosome-related organelles complex 1 subunit 2 isoform X1, whose protein sequence is MAAAAEGVLATRRDEPARDDAAVETAEEAKEPAEADITELCRDMFSKMATYLTGELTATSEDYKLLENMNKLTSLKYLEMKDIAINISRNLKDLNQKYAGLQPYLDQINVIEEQVAALEQAAYKLDAYSKKLEAKYKKLEKR
- the BLOC1S2 gene encoding biogenesis of lysosome-related organelles complex 1 subunit 2 isoform X4, producing MRLPRKSLEVATSEDYKLLENMNKLTSLKYLEMKDIAINISRNLKDLNQKYAGLQPYLDQINVIEEQVAALEQAAYKLDAYSKKLEAKYKKLEKR
- the BLOC1S2 gene encoding biogenesis of lysosome-related organelles complex 1 subunit 2 isoform X2, translated to MAAAAEGVLATRRDEPARDDAAVETAEEAKEPAEADITELCRDMFSKMATYLTGELTATSEDYKLLENMNKLTSLKYLEMKDIAINISRNLKDLNQKYAGLQPYLDQINVIEEQVAALEQAAYKLDAYSKKLAKYKKLEKR